The proteins below are encoded in one region of Tessaracoccus aquimaris:
- a CDS encoding cytochrome P450, with translation MTNWPDEVDPTGHDLRLLTDELRAGHRVVRNARGEWVLLGYAEVEATATDAERFSSAVSAHLQVPNGLDGEEHAEARRVLDRYLTAEAVAPFETRFREIARDLVASLPTETDAVRDLGAVFAVRAQSAWLGWPASLEPRLLDWMQANHAATRSGERARMAQVADDFDDLIRGVLEPRRLNPTDDLTSRLMADGWKERPFTDEELVSILRNWTGGDLGSIALCVGVLAAHLSLDPALQARLRSGVSDAELDAVIDEILRLDDPFVTNRRKATCPVTVAGVEIGEGEVVKLNWTSANRDESVFGVDIFDPVGHAARNLVYGTGPHVCPGRALATMELRIAVQELLAATSAVFPGERDPEREVHPVGGYRRVPIALAR, from the coding sequence ATGACGAACTGGCCCGATGAGGTGGACCCGACAGGTCACGACCTGCGGTTGCTGACCGACGAATTGCGCGCCGGGCACCGCGTCGTGCGGAACGCGCGCGGCGAGTGGGTGCTGCTGGGGTACGCCGAGGTAGAGGCGACGGCAACGGACGCGGAGCGCTTCTCCAGCGCGGTGTCGGCCCACCTGCAGGTTCCCAACGGGCTTGATGGAGAGGAACACGCGGAGGCGCGCCGCGTCCTCGACCGGTATCTGACGGCGGAGGCCGTCGCGCCCTTCGAGACGCGGTTTCGAGAGATCGCGCGCGACCTGGTCGCCTCGCTTCCTACCGAGACGGATGCGGTGCGGGACCTCGGCGCGGTGTTCGCCGTCAGGGCCCAGTCGGCCTGGCTGGGCTGGCCAGCGTCGCTGGAGCCGCGGCTACTGGACTGGATGCAGGCTAATCACGCCGCGACCCGCTCGGGCGAGAGGGCACGGATGGCACAGGTCGCCGACGACTTTGACGACCTGATCCGTGGCGTCCTCGAGCCTCGCCGCCTCAACCCCACCGACGATCTGACCAGCCGACTGATGGCCGACGGCTGGAAGGAACGGCCGTTCACGGATGAGGAACTGGTCTCGATCCTGCGGAACTGGACGGGCGGCGACCTCGGATCGATCGCACTGTGCGTCGGGGTGCTCGCGGCCCACCTGTCGCTCGATCCCGCGCTGCAGGCCCGGCTGCGTTCAGGCGTCAGCGACGCGGAACTGGACGCGGTGATCGACGAGATCCTCCGCCTCGACGACCCCTTCGTGACGAACAGGCGCAAGGCGACCTGCCCGGTCACGGTCGCGGGAGTGGAGATCGGGGAGGGCGAGGTCGTCAAGCTCAACTGGACCTCCGCCAACCGCGACGAGTCGGTGTTCGGCGTCGACATCTTTGACCCAGTAGGTCACGCCGCGCGGAACCTGGTCTACGGCACCGGCCCGCACGTCTGCCCCGGCAGGGCGTTGGCGACGATGGAACTGCGGATCGCCGTCCAGGAGTTGTTGGCGGCGACGTCCGCGGTGTTCCCAGGTGAGCGCGACCCCGAGCGCGAGGTCCACCCGGTCGGCGGCTACCGCCGCGTGCCGATCGCGCTGGCCCGCTAG
- a CDS encoding acylphosphatase — protein MTVLVFGQVQGVGFRWATGRQLDALALVGDAENLHDGSVRVTASGDRAALQELLDWLEGPMTPGRVRAVRVIED, from the coding sequence ATGACCGTCCTGGTGTTCGGCCAGGTGCAGGGCGTCGGGTTCCGCTGGGCGACCGGCAGGCAACTCGACGCGCTCGCTCTGGTGGGCGACGCGGAGAACCTTCACGACGGATCTGTGCGGGTGACGGCGTCGGGCGATCGCGCCGCGCTGCAGGAACTGCTCGACTGGCTCGAGGGCCCTATGACGCCCGGCCGGGTGCGCGCGGTTCGCGTCATCGAGGACTGA
- a CDS encoding HdeD family acid-resistance protein has translation MINFAKSVWPWILIQGILAVIFGIIALAWPGATLLTLAVFFGIWMIVDGVGLLIQAVTDTSGDLADRVLVGLFGVLGVVLGGVVAWNPFTGVEAIALLVAVWFIVAGIREIVFAARVRKVITGEWLLILSGILAVVFGILCLVMPALALGAVVYLIGIGALLFGIFMVVSAIRIRTVATTVTPPQP, from the coding sequence ATGATCAACTTCGCGAAGAGCGTGTGGCCCTGGATCCTGATCCAGGGCATCCTCGCCGTCATCTTCGGCATCATCGCGCTCGCCTGGCCTGGCGCCACCTTGCTCACGCTGGCAGTCTTCTTCGGCATCTGGATGATCGTCGACGGTGTGGGGTTGCTGATCCAGGCGGTCACGGATACCTCTGGCGACCTGGCCGATCGGGTCCTGGTCGGCCTGTTCGGCGTCCTCGGTGTCGTGCTCGGCGGCGTCGTCGCCTGGAACCCGTTCACCGGGGTCGAGGCGATCGCGCTGCTTGTCGCGGTGTGGTTCATCGTCGCGGGCATCCGTGAGATCGTCTTCGCCGCCCGGGTCCGCAAGGTCATCACGGGGGAGTGGCTGCTCATCTTGAGCGGCATCCTTGCTGTCGTCTTCGGCATCCTGTGCCTGGTGATGCCCGCACTGGCGCTAGGCGCCGTCGTCTACCTGATCGGGATCGGCGCGCTGCTGTTCGGGATCTTCATGGTCGTGTCGGCCATCCGGATCCGCACGGTCGCCACCACCGTCACGCCGCCTCAGCCCTAG
- a CDS encoding aminoacyl-tRNA deacylase, translating to MDTNPALEALTASGLAHTVTRHGRVGSLQEAAAARGVEPRDIVKTMVVRRGEDDHLLVLVPGDRAISWPKLRALLGVNRLSMPDADEALRVTGFARGTITPFGTLTPLPVVADERISGRSVSIGAGGHGVAATLGGDDLLAHLGAQVADVTDAEA from the coding sequence ATGGACACCAATCCCGCCCTTGAGGCGCTGACGGCCTCAGGCCTCGCGCACACCGTCACCAGGCACGGACGCGTCGGCTCGCTTCAGGAGGCGGCAGCCGCCCGCGGCGTCGAGCCGCGCGACATCGTCAAGACCATGGTGGTGCGCCGCGGCGAGGACGATCACCTTCTCGTGCTGGTGCCGGGCGACCGTGCGATCTCGTGGCCCAAGCTGAGGGCGCTGCTCGGCGTCAACCGGCTCTCGATGCCCGACGCTGACGAGGCGTTGCGCGTCACCGGGTTCGCCCGCGGCACCATCACGCCGTTCGGGACCCTCACTCCGCTGCCTGTTGTCGCGGACGAGCGGATCTCGGGACGGAGCGTGTCGATCGGGGCCGGCGGGCACGGGGTCGCGGCGACGCTCGGCGGCGACGACCTGCTTGCCCATCTCGGGGCGCAGGTAGCCGACGTCACAGACGCGGAGGCTTAA
- a CDS encoding neutral zinc metallopeptidase → MEYRPEADISGGNVRYGGGGGGGGRGGRIAVGGGLGGLIVLLIALFFGGNIGDVLGGQAEPQTQDTTVGSNNPNCKTGADVERDRDCRWTAYMAALNNYWSSAFTEGFRPPASMQLFSGQIATACGTGSSEMGPFYCPGDETIFVDDSFVGQLLQQLGTEQSDPAELYIVGHEYGHHISNLTGQMSAARQAGNDTGPKSAAVRLELQADCYAGVFFANTIKDPNSPIKAITQDDLDRIVVAARAVGDDHIQKQSTGRVVPESWTHGSSQMRQYWVAKGFQSGNPNTCDTFATDDLGG, encoded by the coding sequence ATGGAGTACCGACCGGAAGCCGACATCAGTGGCGGCAACGTGCGCTACGGCGGAGGCGGCGGTGGCGGTGGCCGCGGCGGCCGGATCGCCGTCGGCGGTGGCCTCGGAGGCCTGATCGTCCTGCTGATCGCGCTGTTCTTCGGGGGCAATATCGGCGACGTCCTCGGAGGGCAGGCTGAGCCGCAGACCCAGGACACCACGGTCGGCAGCAACAACCCCAACTGCAAGACCGGCGCCGACGTCGAGCGGGACCGGGACTGCCGCTGGACCGCGTACATGGCAGCCCTCAACAACTACTGGTCAAGCGCCTTCACCGAGGGCTTCCGGCCGCCGGCGAGCATGCAATTGTTCAGCGGCCAGATCGCAACCGCGTGCGGCACCGGCTCCTCCGAGATGGGTCCCTTCTACTGCCCCGGCGACGAGACGATCTTCGTCGACGACTCCTTCGTCGGTCAGTTGCTGCAGCAGTTGGGCACCGAGCAGAGCGACCCCGCCGAGCTCTACATCGTGGGCCACGAATACGGGCACCACATCTCCAACCTGACGGGGCAGATGAGCGCCGCGCGGCAGGCGGGCAACGACACGGGCCCCAAGTCGGCTGCGGTGCGCCTCGAACTGCAGGCCGACTGCTACGCGGGGGTCTTCTTCGCCAACACGATCAAGGACCCGAACTCGCCGATCAAGGCCATCACTCAGGACGACCTCGACCGGATCGTCGTCGCGGCGCGCGCGGTGGGCGACGACCACATCCAGAAGCAGTCGACCGGCCGGGTCGTCCCAGAGAGCTGGACGCACGGGTCGTCGCAGATGCGCCAGTACTGGGTCGCGAAGGGCTTCCAGAGCGGCAACCCGAACACGTGTGACACCTTCGCCACCGACGACCTGGGCGGTTAA
- a CDS encoding NUDIX hydrolase yields the protein MFDRGYVPVRPLAATMDEEREIVFTWLVREVTAADQRPPERHTVYVSRPNEQPRRHQRIGAYALVLSSRGILGTVNSTTTLAPGTWTLPGGGVDEHESPSDAVLREVFEETGQDIVIERVLTLESEHWIGRSMSGQLEDFHALRVVYAARCETPSDPVVHDIGGSTQGADWVPLRAWRSLHWTNSSRTLLAQYARRLWAASS from the coding sequence ATGTTCGACCGCGGCTACGTGCCCGTCCGGCCGCTCGCGGCGACGATGGACGAGGAGCGCGAGATCGTCTTCACCTGGCTTGTCCGGGAGGTCACCGCGGCGGATCAGCGCCCACCGGAGCGGCACACCGTCTACGTTTCGCGCCCCAATGAGCAGCCGCGGCGACACCAGCGAATCGGCGCCTATGCCCTGGTGCTGTCCAGTCGCGGCATCCTCGGCACCGTCAACTCCACGACGACGCTGGCTCCCGGCACCTGGACTCTGCCGGGCGGCGGGGTCGATGAGCATGAGTCGCCCTCCGACGCGGTGCTGCGCGAGGTGTTCGAGGAGACAGGCCAGGACATCGTCATCGAACGTGTGCTGACGCTGGAGTCGGAGCACTGGATCGGCCGGTCCATGTCGGGCCAACTCGAGGACTTCCACGCCCTGCGCGTCGTATACGCCGCGAGATGCGAAACACCCAGCGACCCCGTCGTCCACGACATCGGTGGATCGACTCAAGGGGCCGACTGGGTGCCTCTGCGCGCGTGGCGCTCGTTGCATTGGACCAACAGCTCGCGGACGCTGCTCGCGCAGTACGCCCGCAGGCTGTGGGCGGCTAGTTCCTGA
- a CDS encoding Bax inhibitor-1/YccA family membrane protein, whose amino-acid sequence MANPIIGSPDAFTRHSTPQQTYPQGYGQQQGPGYDPYQQQFPEQQQNYNPYQQPVSTGAVMTLDDVLAKTAITLGTVALFAVAAFILLPWNLVTPALIGSGIVGLVTVFLVAGRAKLPVGGVLFYAAVEGVFIGAFSKFFNELWPGIVVTAVLATFVTAGVTLAAYKFFNIRVTAKFRKVVTIATIALAGVLLVNFVLALLGVDTGLRGAGAGAGMLAIGVSAVAVVLAVLNLVMDFDSVERGIAAQAPAQESWRAAFGITITMVWLYTEILRILSYFRN is encoded by the coding sequence ATGGCAAATCCGATTATTGGTAGCCCGGACGCCTTCACGCGTCACAGCACCCCGCAGCAGACCTACCCGCAGGGGTACGGCCAGCAGCAGGGCCCCGGCTACGACCCCTACCAGCAGCAGTTCCCCGAGCAGCAGCAGAACTACAACCCGTACCAGCAGCCGGTGTCCACCGGCGCGGTGATGACGCTTGACGACGTGCTCGCCAAGACGGCCATCACCCTCGGGACGGTCGCCCTGTTCGCCGTCGCGGCGTTCATCCTCCTGCCCTGGAACCTCGTCACCCCGGCGCTGATCGGGTCCGGCATCGTCGGCCTCGTCACCGTCTTCCTCGTCGCGGGCCGCGCCAAGCTGCCGGTCGGCGGCGTGCTGTTCTATGCAGCCGTCGAGGGCGTCTTCATCGGCGCGTTCTCGAAGTTCTTCAACGAACTGTGGCCAGGCATCGTCGTGACGGCCGTGCTCGCCACGTTCGTCACCGCTGGCGTCACCCTCGCGGCGTACAAGTTCTTCAACATCCGCGTCACCGCCAAGTTCCGCAAGGTCGTGACCATCGCCACCATCGCCCTGGCGGGCGTGCTGCTGGTCAACTTCGTCCTCGCCCTGCTGGGCGTAGACACCGGCCTTCGCGGTGCGGGTGCAGGCGCGGGCATGCTCGCGATCGGCGTCTCCGCCGTCGCCGTCGTGCTCGCCGTGCTGAACCTCGTGATGGACTTCGACTCCGTCGAGCGCGGCATCGCCGCCCAGGCTCCCGCGCAGGAGTCCTGGCGCGCGGCCTTCGGCATCACCATCACCATGGTGTGGCTCTACACCGAGATCCTGCGCATCCTGAGCTACTTCAGGAACTAG
- a CDS encoding MBL fold metallo-hydrolase RNA specificity domain-containing protein, with translation MTDPTLTFLGAVGTVTGSKYLLSVDGKQILVDSGMFQGEKKWRLKNREEFPIDPATIDAILLTHAHADHSSYLPALVKHGFRGPIYATGASIRLAEIVLRDSGKLQEQAAEDASRGGWSKHEQPEPLYDTSDVEATLPLFRAVEWETNIDVEGVAWARWVRTAHILGSACIHVEVGPRSVLFSGDLGRHDHPILRDRATPPGADIVLCESTYGDREHPEPEEAHADLAEAIRQTIARGGQVVIPAFAIDRTETVLHALVRMRREDRIPDVPVVVDGPMSLAALDVYRDEPDELDHDITVADFTDLNLIETREARDSRKLNRRRDPMIIISSSGMLEGGRVLYHLERLLPDPRNTVILTGYQAEGTRGRALEDGARNVKINGRYVPVKAQIVRDREFSVHGDRSDLLDWLGELVPKPEVVFVVHGEPKVAASFAHDIEETIGCAAVVPRFGEVVSLAAPTVFDDET, from the coding sequence ATGACTGATCCCACCCTCACGTTCCTCGGTGCCGTCGGAACGGTCACCGGCTCGAAGTACCTGCTGAGCGTCGATGGCAAGCAGATCCTGGTCGACTCGGGCATGTTCCAGGGCGAGAAGAAGTGGCGGTTGAAGAACCGCGAGGAGTTCCCGATCGACCCGGCGACGATCGATGCGATCCTCCTCACGCACGCGCACGCCGACCATTCCTCGTATCTGCCCGCCCTCGTCAAGCACGGCTTCCGCGGCCCGATCTACGCGACCGGCGCCTCGATCAGGCTCGCGGAGATCGTGTTGCGCGACTCGGGCAAGTTGCAGGAGCAGGCCGCCGAGGACGCGTCGCGCGGCGGCTGGTCGAAGCACGAACAGCCCGAGCCCCTGTACGACACCTCCGACGTGGAGGCGACGCTCCCGCTGTTCCGGGCCGTCGAATGGGAGACCAACATCGACGTCGAGGGCGTCGCATGGGCGCGTTGGGTGCGCACGGCGCACATCCTCGGTTCGGCGTGCATCCACGTGGAGGTGGGCCCACGCAGTGTGCTGTTCTCCGGCGACCTCGGCCGCCACGACCACCCGATCCTCCGCGACAGGGCGACGCCACCCGGCGCGGACATCGTCTTGTGCGAGTCAACCTACGGCGACCGCGAGCATCCAGAACCGGAGGAGGCACACGCCGACCTCGCGGAGGCGATCAGGCAGACCATCGCGCGCGGTGGGCAGGTCGTCATCCCCGCGTTCGCGATCGACCGCACGGAGACGGTGCTGCACGCCCTCGTGCGGATGCGCCGTGAGGACAGGATCCCCGACGTGCCGGTCGTCGTCGACGGACCCATGTCCCTGGCTGCGCTCGACGTCTACCGCGACGAGCCCGACGAACTGGACCACGACATCACGGTGGCCGACTTCACCGACCTGAACCTGATCGAGACCCGCGAGGCCCGCGACTCCAGGAAGCTGAACCGTCGGAGGGACCCGATGATCATCATCTCGTCGTCAGGCATGTTGGAGGGCGGGCGCGTGCTGTATCACCTGGAGCGGCTGCTGCCCGACCCGCGCAACACCGTCATCCTGACCGGCTACCAGGCGGAAGGCACCCGCGGCCGGGCGCTCGAGGACGGCGCCCGCAACGTCAAGATCAACGGGCGCTACGTGCCCGTGAAGGCCCAGATCGTGCGCGACCGGGAGTTCTCCGTGCACGGCGACCGCTCCGACCTGCTCGACTGGCTCGGTGAACTCGTCCCGAAGCCGGAGGTGGTCTTCGTGGTCCACGGAGAGCCGAAGGTCGCCGCGTCCTTCGCCCACGACATCGAGGAGACCATCGGCTGCGCCGCGGTGGTGCCGCGCTTCGGCGAGGTGGTCAGCCTCGCCGCGCCCACCGTCTTCGACGACGAAACTTAG
- a CDS encoding DHA2 family efflux MFS transporter permease subunit, translated as MDDSRSPWPGFLSMIIGFFMILVDSTIVTIAMPHIMRSFDTGINNVIWVTSAYLLAYAVPLLITGRLGDRFGPKPIFLLGLFIFTASSLWCGLAGSIGMLILARVVQGLGAALMAPQTMAVIMRTFPVERRGAPMGLWGSVAGIAMLVGPLLGGFLVDAAGWEWIFFINVPVGIAAMVLVAVNVPRLETHSHSFDLVGVALSAVGLFLIVFGIQEGETYAWGNMPVIVFGATLQVPIFGMIAVGVVAMGVFIWWQRVTRSEPLVPLQLFADRNYVLSNTAISVMGLVAAASNIPLFLYVQSARGFTPSQSAVLMIPMAVASGLLSPFIGRFLQDRDPRPWIAGGLVGLAAAMAWYGLWLDPSRSPWWLLLPSLLVGVSSSFIWGPLALVATRNLPRDLAGAGSGVYNTTRQIGSVLGSAAIAAVMSARLTAELGPGAAAQGEGSSGAAMPPQVVEGFSAAMGQSMFLPAGLLLLAVVSVAFMRPPGRA; from the coding sequence GTGGACGACTCGCGTTCCCCTTGGCCGGGTTTCCTGTCGATGATCATCGGCTTCTTCATGATCCTGGTCGACTCAACCATCGTCACGATCGCGATGCCCCACATCATGCGGTCCTTCGACACCGGCATCAACAACGTCATCTGGGTGACCTCGGCCTACCTGCTGGCCTACGCGGTCCCGCTGCTGATCACCGGCCGACTGGGCGACCGGTTCGGCCCCAAGCCGATCTTCCTGCTCGGCCTGTTCATCTTCACGGCGTCATCGCTGTGGTGCGGCCTCGCGGGCAGCATCGGGATGCTGATCCTCGCGCGCGTCGTGCAGGGCCTCGGCGCGGCGCTGATGGCGCCGCAGACGATGGCCGTGATCATGCGGACCTTCCCCGTCGAACGCAGAGGCGCGCCGATGGGCCTGTGGGGAAGCGTCGCGGGCATCGCGATGCTCGTCGGCCCGCTGCTCGGCGGCTTCCTCGTCGACGCCGCAGGGTGGGAATGGATCTTCTTCATCAACGTTCCCGTCGGGATCGCCGCGATGGTGCTGGTCGCCGTCAACGTCCCACGACTGGAGACGCATTCGCACTCCTTCGACCTGGTGGGCGTCGCGCTCAGCGCCGTCGGGCTGTTCCTGATCGTCTTCGGCATCCAGGAGGGCGAGACGTACGCGTGGGGCAACATGCCGGTGATCGTGTTCGGGGCGACGTTGCAGGTGCCGATCTTCGGCATGATCGCCGTCGGGGTCGTCGCGATGGGCGTGTTCATCTGGTGGCAGCGTGTCACCAGGAGCGAGCCGCTCGTGCCGCTGCAACTGTTCGCGGACCGCAACTACGTGCTCTCCAACACCGCGATCTCCGTGATGGGGCTCGTGGCGGCCGCGTCGAACATCCCCCTGTTCCTGTACGTGCAGTCTGCGCGCGGCTTCACCCCGAGCCAGTCCGCGGTCCTGATGATCCCGATGGCCGTCGCGTCCGGCCTGCTGTCGCCCTTCATCGGCCGCTTCCTGCAGGACCGCGATCCGCGGCCCTGGATCGCGGGAGGGCTCGTCGGGCTCGCCGCGGCGATGGCCTGGTACGGCCTGTGGCTCGATCCGAGCCGGAGCCCCTGGTGGCTGCTGCTGCCCAGCCTCCTGGTCGGCGTAAGCAGTTCGTTCATCTGGGGGCCGCTCGCGCTGGTCGCGACGAGGAACCTCCCGCGCGACCTCGCGGGCGCCGGGTCCGGCGTCTACAACACGACTCGCCAGATCGGCTCGGTCCTCGGGTCGGCGGCCATCGCCGCCGTCATGTCTGCGCGGCTGACCGCCGAACTAGGCCCGGGAGCTGCGGCTCAGGGGGAGGGCTCGTCCGGAGCGGCGATGCCCCCGCAGGTGGTGGAGGGCTTCTCGGCCGCCATGGGGCAGTCGATGTTCCTTCCCGCAGGGCTGCTGCTGCTCGCCGTCGTGTCCGTTGCGTTCATGCGGCCCCCGGGGCGGGCCTAA
- a CDS encoding ATP-dependent DNA ligase, translated as MPTTLRSVVDASAAVAATRSRDAKTSIVAALLADTAPEDLDVVAHYLAGTLRQRRTGVAWGSLRTHRAPADDATLTVAEVDAAFERLAALTGPGSVDKRTRELDALFGAATAAEQEWLVAVVTGNLRQGASESLLIDAAARAASVEVAEVRRAAMLAGSAAEAVALALIGGTEALRAVGLSVGRPVQPMLAASEKDIATAMAKADPSGAPVSVDVKLDGIRLQAHRDGDRVWLATRTLQDVTERLPEVVEAVLALPVERCVLDGEAMLIGPDARPRAFQETAARTASDAGEAVAAFFFDALQIDDDVLLDEPAEVRFAALERVVPPALRVARTVTDDPGVAEEFARRALEAGHEGVVVKNLSSPYAAGRRGSGWVKVKPVHTLDLVVLAVERGSGRRAGMLSNIHLGARDPGTGGFVLLGKTFKGMTDEMLRWQTGRFRELETSDDGWVVALRPEQVVEIAFDGVQRSTRYPGGVALRFARVVRYRDDKPAAEADTIDAVRAFLT; from the coding sequence ATGCCGACAACGCTTCGTTCCGTGGTGGACGCCTCCGCCGCGGTGGCCGCGACCCGCTCCCGCGACGCCAAGACCAGCATCGTCGCCGCCCTGCTCGCGGACACGGCGCCGGAGGACCTGGACGTCGTCGCGCATTACCTGGCGGGCACCCTGCGGCAGCGGCGCACCGGCGTCGCGTGGGGCTCGCTTCGAACGCACCGCGCCCCCGCCGACGACGCGACGCTGACGGTCGCGGAGGTGGACGCCGCATTCGAACGGCTCGCGGCGCTCACCGGCCCTGGCTCGGTGGACAAGCGGACGCGGGAACTCGACGCGCTATTCGGCGCCGCCACCGCCGCGGAACAGGAGTGGCTGGTCGCCGTCGTGACGGGCAACCTGCGGCAGGGTGCATCCGAGTCGCTGTTGATCGATGCTGCGGCGCGCGCCGCGTCGGTGGAGGTCGCCGAGGTAAGGAGGGCCGCGATGCTGGCCGGCTCCGCGGCCGAGGCCGTCGCCCTTGCACTGATCGGCGGGACCGAGGCGCTGCGTGCAGTCGGGCTCAGCGTCGGCCGCCCCGTGCAGCCGATGCTCGCCGCGTCGGAGAAGGACATCGCGACGGCGATGGCGAAGGCGGACCCGAGCGGGGCCCCGGTGTCCGTCGACGTGAAACTGGACGGCATCCGGCTGCAGGCGCACCGCGACGGGGACCGGGTCTGGCTCGCAACCCGCACGCTCCAGGACGTCACCGAACGGCTCCCGGAGGTCGTCGAGGCGGTGTTGGCGCTGCCCGTCGAGCGGTGCGTGCTGGACGGCGAGGCGATGCTGATCGGCCCGGACGCCCGCCCGCGCGCCTTCCAGGAGACCGCGGCGCGCACCGCCTCCGACGCTGGCGAGGCGGTGGCCGCCTTCTTCTTCGACGCGCTCCAGATCGACGACGACGTCCTGCTGGACGAGCCGGCAGAGGTCCGCTTCGCCGCGCTTGAACGCGTCGTGCCGCCCGCGCTGCGCGTCGCCAGGACGGTGACCGACGACCCCGGTGTCGCCGAGGAGTTCGCGCGCCGCGCGCTGGAGGCAGGCCATGAGGGCGTCGTCGTCAAGAACCTCTCCTCGCCGTATGCGGCGGGGCGACGCGGCTCGGGGTGGGTGAAGGTCAAGCCCGTCCACACGCTCGACCTGGTGGTGCTCGCCGTCGAACGCGGCAGCGGCCGTCGGGCGGGCATGCTGTCGAACATCCACCTGGGTGCGCGCGACCCCGGTACCGGTGGTTTCGTGCTGCTCGGCAAGACCTTCAAGGGGATGACGGACGAGATGCTGCGGTGGCAGACAGGGAGGTTCCGCGAGTTGGAGACCTCCGACGACGGCTGGGTCGTCGCGCTGCGTCCGGAGCAGGTCGTCGAGATCGCCTTCGACGGGGTGCAGCGTTCCACGCGATATCCAGGGGGCGTCGCGCTGAGGTTCGCCCGCGTCGTCAGGTACCGCGACGACAAGCCCGCCGCAGAGGCCGACACGATCGACGCCGTCCGCGCGTTCCTGACTTAG
- a CDS encoding DUF3060 domain-containing protein yields MRTMLGVAVVAALFGSGCSSVFLEDPVYPDATMTAETRTPGTVADPLPSGSALDRAEIAAASDQVLDCSSGSVVIEYPGAFSIKGSCASVTIAGDSTVLTADHIDQLRISGYGHIVLVDTIDDIALDDTVSGTVVQWEHGDPKVDDKSAESRLFRAR; encoded by the coding sequence ATGAGGACGATGCTGGGCGTGGCCGTTGTCGCCGCGCTGTTCGGCAGCGGATGTTCGTCGGTGTTCCTCGAGGACCCCGTCTACCCCGATGCCACCATGACGGCCGAGACGCGGACGCCCGGCACCGTCGCAGACCCGCTGCCGTCGGGTTCGGCCCTCGATCGCGCCGAGATCGCGGCGGCCAGCGACCAGGTCCTGGACTGCTCCTCGGGCTCCGTGGTCATCGAGTACCCGGGGGCGTTCAGCATCAAGGGGTCTTGCGCCTCCGTCACCATCGCCGGCGACTCGACAGTGCTCACCGCCGACCACATCGACCAGTTGCGGATCTCCGGCTACGGCCACATCGTGCTGGTCGACACCATCGACGACATCGCGCTCGACGACACCGTCTCGGGCACCGTCGTGCAATGGGAACATGGCGACCCGAAGGTCGACGACAAGTCGGCCGAGTCGCGACTCTTCCGCGCCCGCTAA